ACCGCACGATTGACGCGCGGCCAAATGCAGAAAGTCTGGTGAAACCGGGGGAACTGGTGGATCTGGTCGAAGTGACGCCGCTCACGCTCAATGACCGGCGCATCTACAACCTGCTGCTGGAAAATGCCTGGGAGGCCATCGACAAGCCGGTGACCCATGTCATCGCTAAGGCAGCGTTGCGGGGATCGCACAATTCCAATGACCGCGTCGGGGAAAGCCTTGAACGGCTGATGTCGGCCATCGTGCGGGTGGCGGTGATCTGGGATGGGGAACCGGCGATCGAACGGGTGCAGCTTCTGGGTGGCAATCTGGAAAGCGCCCGCGGCGACGGGTTGGTGGAATATGAAATCCCGGCCCGGCTGCGCAAGATCATTGGCAACTCGGCGGTTTTTGCCCGGCTTCAGCGCGAGGTCATGTTTGCGCTGTCGTCGAAATATGCGCTGACCCTGTATGAGATGGTGCAGAAGCGCGGCAATCTGCGCTGGAAAGCGTCGGAGAAATTCACCATCGAGGCGCTGCGCTCCATCCTCGGGGTACCCAAAGGCAAGCTCACCACCTGGTCGAACCTGAAGCTGCGGGCGCTGGATCCGGCGGTCCGCGAGGTTTCGGTTCTGTCTGATTACATCGTGGAGATTGACGCAATCAAGACGGGCCGGGCGGTCACCCATGCCGAGTTGCGCTGGTGGCGCAAGGATGGCGATGCGACCGGGGCCGCGGATCGGGAGCTGCAATTCTCGAAGGTGGGCCGTCGTCAGCGCGTTGCCGCAAAGACCGAGCCGGTCGCCGCGCCCCCATCTGCGCCGCCGCTGCGCGCCCGCCCGGCCTGGCTCGACAGCCGGGGTGCCGCCCTGCGCACCGAAACCTATGAAACCGCCCGCCTGCGCTTTCCCGGCTATGACATCTATTTCGTCGAGGGCGAATGGCGGTCCTGGGCCAGTGGCAAGCCCCCGGCCGAGGATGCAGACCGCGCCTTTCTGGCGTTCTTCCGCAAGTTTGCCGAGGCAAATCCGCTGTAATTGCCAATTGGCAATTCGGCCTTTACCTTGAAATCCAAAGACTTCGGCGCTTGCCAGACAAAAACGCCCCCGGCACCTTTCAGGTCCGGGGGCGCAACAGAACGGCAGCAGATCAGAACACAAAATCCGCCGACGTGAGGGTCAGGCTTCCGTTCAGCGAGATCACCACATCTGCAATATTATCTGCATCGGTATGTGCCTCAATGAAGGTTGTTCCGTTCTGCACAAAGCTGCGCACGGTGCCCGCCCCGCTGCCGAACTGCACGAAGCTGAAGGCCTGATCCCCGGCAATGGCGCTGTTGGCGTCGATCAGCGACAGGTCGATATCGTCAATGCCAACCGCGAAATCGGCGATGCGATCAAAGCCGCCTGGCACGTTGACGGAATCGGCGGTGCTGACGAAGACGAAATCATCGGCCCCGGCCTCGCCCGTCATCACATCGGCCCCGCTGCCGCCGATCACCGTATCGTCACCCGTGCCGCCGCGCATCAGATCGGCCTCGGCCCCACCTTCAAGCCGGTCATTTTCGGTGCCGCCGTTCATCGTGTCGGTGCCATTGCCGCCGATCAACACATCCGCCCCGGCATCGCCGTTGAGCACGTCATTGCCATCATCGCCCGACAGCAGATCGTCCTGCGTGCCGCCCGAGAGCGTATCGTTCTCGCTGCCGCCTGACAGCGTGTCATTCTCGGACCCGCCATCCAGCAGATCGGCCCCACCTTCGCCCGACAGTCGGTCTGCGCCAACCTCGCCAAACAGGCGGTCTGCATCGAGCCCGGTGCCGCCGGTCAGCACATCATTGCCGGTGCCCCCGCGCAGGCTGTCGATGCCGCTGCCGCCGTCCATCGTGTCATTGCCATCGCCGCCGCTCAGGGTGTCATTGCCCTCGCGCCCAGCGATCCGATCCGAGCCGTTGGCTCCGTTCAGGGTGTTTGCGAAGGTATCGCCGCTGATCGCATCGGCGTTGGAGGTGCCGCTGACCGTCTCGAACCCGGTAAAGCGCGTGCTGCCAAAGGTACCTGCCGCCATGTCGATGGTGTTGAAGCTGCCAAAGATCTGGAACCGCTGGCTCAGCCCGGCAAAATCCACTGTGTCGGTGCCAAAGCCGCCGCGCAGCGTATCGATGCCGGTATCGGCAAACACCGTGTCATTGCCGTTGCCACCATCCACGAAGTCATTGCCTGCACCGCCGCGCAGCTGATCGTTGTCATCGCCGCCTTGCACCTCGTCGTTTTCGCTGCCGCCATCCATCGTGTCATTGCCGCTGCCGCCGAACAGCCGGTCGGCCCCGGCATCGCCAAACAGCTGATCGGATTCGGTGCCGCCATCCAGCAGATCGGCATCTGCGCCGCCGCGCAGCGTATCGGTGCCGGACGACCCGATCAGGGTGTCAAAGCCGATGCCGCCCAACAAGCTGTCATTGTTGCTGCCGCCGTCCACCCGGTCCGATCCGTCGCCGCCGTCCATCGTGTCATGGCCGGTGGAGCCGCTCAGAACGTCATTGCCACCCAGGCCCGCCATCACATCATTGCCGCCGAGGCCGTTCATCACATTCGCAACGCCATTGCCGGTCAGCGTGTCCGAGAAGGCGCTGCCGGTCAGGTTTTCAACATTGCGGATGATATCGCCGGCAGCATGGCCGCCGAACTGTGCGGTGGTGCGCGACAGGCTGACATTCACCCCTGCGGTGGAGGATTGATAGGTCACCAGATCGGTGCCGGTGCCGCCATCCAGCGTATCGCTGCCTTCGCCGCCATGGATGGTGTCATTGCCGGCATCGCCAAAGATCTGGTCATTGCCCGATCCGACAAAGGCGGTGGCCAGATCAAAGATCACGTCATTGTCGTCGCCGCCAGATACGGTGTCATTGCCGCCATGGGCGTAGATCGTGTCATTGCCATTCAGCCCGGCGATATTGTCACCAAAGACCGAGGTGCTGCCGTCGGTCACTTCAAAATCGGAATTGCGGGTGCCGTCGCGGCGGAAAAGGGATACCATTGCAGTGCTCCTGTGGAATGTTGCGGCAGCCGGAAGTGGCTGCGTAGACCCACCATGGGCTGTCAGCGGCGCGTGCGCTGTTCCCGGTGGAACAGGGTTGCGGCGCGGCGCGGTTGCGCGCAGGTTGAGGCCGTATTCGCCATGCGGAGATGGATCACCATGCAGACCCCGCGCCCGGCCTTCTGGCGCTCGTTCGATCTGTTTGCCGGGCTGTCGGCCGAGGTGCTGGCGCGGCTGTCGGCCATTGCCGTGCGGCGCGACTGGCAGGCGGGCGAGGTGCTGTTTCAGCGCGGCGATCCCGGCACGCATATGGTGGCGCTGGCCGAGGGCAGGGTGAAGCTGACCCTGCTGACCCCACAGGGGCGCGAGTTGATCCTGCGCCATGCGGAAGGCGGCGATACTCTGGGCGAGTTTGCCCTGATGGATGGTGAACCCCGCTCTGCGGCGGCAACGGCGGTTGCGCCCACGCTGGGCTGGCTGCTGGATGGCCGCCGCTTTGCCGCATTGGCCGAAAGCGATCCGGCTGTGGGCATCGCTGCCGCCCGTTATTTCTGCCGCCGCTTGCGCGAAACAACAGATCAGCTGGAAAGCATCGCGCTTTATCAGCTGGAGGCGCGGCTGGCGCGGTTTTTCCTGTTTACGTTACGTCAGCTTCATGGGGCAGAGGTGCCGCCGCAGGCGGTGTTGCGGCTGGAAATCTCGCAGGGGGAACTGGCGTCGGTGCTGGGGGCCAGCCGCCCCAAGGTCAACCGTGCGTTGCAGGCGCTGCTGGAAATGGCGGCGCTGCGGCGCGAGGGTGATGCGTTCCTGTGTGATGTCAGCCGCCTCGCCGCTGCCGCCGATCCGGTGGCGTAAGATGCAGCGACAGGGCGGCGCAATCGCGGTTCTTGGGCTGAGCCTGCTGCTGGCGGCGCTGTTTCTGGCGCAACCTGCCGGGCTGGTCCGGTGGCAGGAGGCGGTGTTTGATCGCCTGATCCGGGCGCTGCCGCGAGGGGCGGTTGCGGATCCGGTGGTCGTGGTGGATATCGGCGCGCTGGATGAGGCGGGCCGCCCCTGGGACCGTGTGGCGACGGCGCGGTTGATGGTCCGTGTCGCGCAGGCACAGCCGAAGGTGGTTGGCGTCGATATGGTGTTTTCGGGTGCCTGCGACGATCCGGCCAATGCGGCGCTGGCCCATGCCTTCGCCCAAGCGCCCACCGTGCTGGGGTTTCTGCTGACGGATGCGCCAACGCCGCCCTTGCCCGGCTCCAACCTCGCGGTGGCAGAGGGCGCAGCGCTCTGGCCTGCTGCGGGGGCCGAGGGCCCCTGTGCGGCCTTTGCGGCGGCGGCGGCAGGCGTCGCTTCGGTCGCGTTACCCGGCGATGCGGATGCACGGGTGCGGCGCTTGCCGGTGGGCGTCGTGGTGGCTGGTGTCGCCTATCCGTCCTTGCCGGTCGAAGTGGCGCGCCGCGCGGCAGGTTTTGGGCCAGCCCTGGCCGGGCCAGATTGGCTGCGGCTTGGGCCGCAGATGTTTCCGGCAGAGGCGGGCAGCTTGCGCTTTGTGCCGACGGGGCCGGAGGTCTGGGCCGCGCGCCGTGTGGCCGCCGAGGATGTTCTAACCGGGGCAGGGGTGCGCCTGTCGGGCGCGGTGGTGTTGATCGGCTCCGGCCTGCCGCAACGGGGCGGGTTGCGGCCCACGGCAGCGAGTCCGGTTGCCCCCTCGGTGCAGATCACCGCCGATCTGATCGAGGGGCTGCAAGCGGGCAGGGTTCCCCAGCGCCCCGATTTCAGCCCGATGCTGGAGGCGGGGTTTGTGCTGCTGGCCGGATTTCTGGGTCTTGGTCTGATGCGGCGCAGCACGCCGGGCAGAGGAGCTGCCGCAGGGATGGCGGCGGTGGTGCTCTGGGGGGCTGTCGGCGCCATCGCTTACATATCGGGTGGCTGGTTGCTCGATCCGCTGGGCCCGGCGCTGGCCACAGCCGCGGTGCTGCTGCTGGCGCTGCTGGGCAAGGCGGTGACGGCGGCGCGGGCAGAACGCGCCTTGCGCCTGCGCATGGGGCAGGTCTTGCCGCCCGCCTTGGTTAGCCGCATTGCGGCACAGCCCGCCCTGATGCGGCTGGAAGGCGAAGCGCGCGAGGTGACGGCGCTGTTCACCGATATCGAGGGCTTCAGCCTTGCCACCCGGGCGCTGGGGCCGCGTGATCTGGTGGCGGCGCTCGATGCCTATTTTACCCTCACCTGTGCCATCGTGCTGAAACATGGCGGCATGGTCGACAAGCTGGTGGGGGATTCGATCCATGCGCTGTTCAACGCGCCGCTGGATCAGCCGGACCATGCAGAGGCGGCGCTGGCCTGCGCGGCAGAGCTGATCACCGCGACCGAGGCGTTCCGGGCAGGGCAGGGGGGCTTTGGCCGCACAAGGATCGGTATTGAAACCGGGCAGGCGGTGCTGGGCGATGTAGGGTTTGGCGGCAAGATTGATTACACCGCGCATGGCGATGCGGTGAACCTTGCGGCGCGGCTGCAAGACGCGAACAAAAGCTTCGGCACCCAGATCTGCATCGGGCCGGGCACGGCGGCGCGTGTTGGCAATCTCCGCCCCTTGGGCGAGACGGAGATCCGGTCTTTCGGGCGGCTGGCGTTATTTACGCTGCCTTAAACCTCGACGGCGATCTGCCCCATCGGATGCGAACAGCAGGCGAGGATATAACCTTCGGCAATGTCATCATCCGAAATGCCGCCATTGTGCACCATATGCACCTCGCCTGCGGTTTTCTTCACCTTGCAGGTGCCGCACAGGCCAAAGGTGCAGCCCGAAGGAATGTTGAGGCCGGACCGTTTCGCCACCGCCAGCACGGTATCGGTTTCGCCGCAGGCCACAGTCAGCCCCGAGGCGCTGAAGGTGATCTCGGCCTTGGCACCTTCTTCGGGCGACACATCGTTGATCACCGGGGCCTCGGCCTCGGTCGACACCGGCGCGCCAAAGCTTTCCTGATGGTAATGCGCCATGTCGAAGCCGATGGAGGTCAGCATTTCGCGCACCCCCTGCATGAACGGCTCCGGCCCGCAGCAGAACACCTCGCGGTCCAGATAATCGGGGGCCATCAGCCCCAGCATGATCTGGCTCAGACGGCCCTTGTAGCCGGGCCAGGCGCGGAAGGCATCGGTCTCTTCCACGGTAAAGCGCAGCTGCAATCCGGGCACGCGGTTGGCAAACTGTTCCAGCCGTTCCCGAAAGATGATTTCCGACGGGCGTTTGGCGGCATGCACGAACACGATGTCGGGCATTTCGCCCGAATCCCAGGCCCAGGTCGTCATCGACATCATCGGCGTGATGCCCGATCCGGCCGAGATGAACAGGTATTTTTTCGCCGGGGCGCGGTGAAAGCTGAAAATCCCGGCAGGGCCAAAGGCCTTGATCTTCATGCCGGGTTTCAGGTTGTCCAGCATCCAGCGCGTGCCGATCGAAGTGACCTGCGCCTTGACGGTGATCGAGATCGACAGCGGGCGCGAGGGCGACGATGAGATCGTATAGGTGCGCTGCACATTGCCGCCGGGCACAGGAATGTCGAGCGTGATGAACTGCCCCGGCTGATAGTCGAACCACGCGCCCGAGGGCGCGCGGAAGGTGAAGGTGGCGGTATCATCGGTCTCCGGCACCACCATGGCACATTCCAGCAGCTCGCTGTCATTCCATGGCGCGGCAGACCAGTTCATGCGGTTCTTGCCCATGCGCTTACTCCGCCGCCAAGGCGGGCTTGGGGGCCAGCCGTTTGCTCATCACGTTGCAATACCAGTCGACGAACTGGATCACGCCCTCTTCCTGAATGGTGGAATAGGGGCCGGGCTCATAGGCGGGCGACAGGATGCCTTTCTGGTTTTCTTCCACCACCTGACGGTCCTCGTCATTGGTGTTCAGCCAGACGCGGGTCAGCGTTTCCAGATCATAATCCACGCCTTCCACCGCATCCTTGTGCACCAGCCATTTGGTGGTGACCTCGGTTTCGGTGGGCGAAATCGGCAGGATGCGGAACACGATGGCATGATCACCAAGGAAATGGTTCCAAGTGTTGGGATAATGGAAGAACAGCAGGCTGCCCGCATCATTGAATGGCATTGCACCCATGCGTTTGGCCACGGCGGCCTTGGTCGACATGGTATAGCTTTCGGCGTTGTTCAGCAGCGGGATCCGGGCCAGACGCCATTGCATGTCGGGGTGGTTCACAAAGCGCGACGGCAGACCGGCCGCTTCGCAGCGTTTCCAGTGATCCAGAATGTCGGGGCTGGCGGAATCCGGGCCTTCCATCGCCGTCATGCGCGGATTGTCGGAATAGGTGCGGCACAGCGAGGGGTGCGAACCGCCACAATGGTAGCATTCGCGGTTGTTCTCGATTACCAGCTTCCAGTTGCCGTTTTCCACGATGGTCGACGAAAACGCGACCTTGGCATCCTTCAGCCCCGAGGGGGCGAGATAGGACATCAGCTTGGGCGCCAGATCGCTGATCGGCGGCGGCACTTCGGCCAGACAAATGAACACCATGCCGCCCAGATCGACGCAATGCACCTTTTTCAGCCCATGCGCGGCGGGATCAAACCCTTCCTGCATGTCACGCGCATAAAGCAGCTTGCCGTCCAGATCATAGGTCCACTGGTGATAGGGGCAGACAAGCTTCGGCGTGGAGCCGGTTTCCTTGGCGCAGAGCCGCTGGCCGCGATGGCGGCACACGTTGTGAAAGGCGCGGATCATGCCATCATTGCCGCGCGTGATGACCAGCGGATAGGCCCCCACTTGCAGCGTGGCAAAGGCCCCCGCCTTGGGCAACTCGCACGAAGGCACGGCAAACAGCCATTCCCGATAGAACACATTCTCAAGGTCCAGGGCATAGACGCCCGGATCACAATAGAGGGCTTGCTCCAACGCATAGTCGGGGCGACGCGCAGCAAGGCGCGAGAGGGTCTCGGATTGGCTCAGCATTTGGCACCTCGCTAGGCCCTGCGCCTCCCCGCGCCGGACCGGATCATTCAGTTGCGAGGGGTTGGTGCGGTGCGTCCTGCCTCCTCGCAGGGCCAGCACAGCAAACCCGCCCCCGGCGGTTACGTTCCTGCAAGGCTGGTTTCCGGGCTGGGGGAGCGGGCTTTCCACCCACGCGCGACGCCTTCCCAAGGGACCCCTCAGTGGCTTTCGTCGCGCTCTCCCGTTACCGTTGCGGGGGCAGCGCCGGCTTTGCACCGGCTTCCCAATTCTCCGCTGTTTCCAGCGGCACCTTGCCAGCCAGAACTATCCTGAAAGCGACGGGCACCATGTGCGGATTGCGACATTGCGGCATCCAAAACCGGACAGCGATGCAGATGCCGGGGCGGCGGAATTTGCCGGGTCAGGCGCGGGCAGGCGGTGCGAGCCGTGCCAACTCTGCCGCAGCGTCAATCAGCGGCCCCACCGGGCGGGAATCACACAGCATCACCGCATGGGCGATGGCCTGTCCGGGCTGCGCGCGGCGGGTGTGATGCAGCACATGCAACAGCAGCTGTTCGGGCTTGGTCAGCACGGCGGCGCAGCCTGCGCAGAACGGGTTGGAATAGCGGAACCCGTCCGACCGCGAAATCGCCATGACATGCACCATCTGCACGACGGCGGCGCAGATCCTGTCGCCCTGGATCGGGCCGAACTGCACCCGCGCGGCATCTTGCGGCTCCATCACCAGGGGCGGCAGGTTCTGCGCCATCTGGGCGAAGACAAGCCGCATCACATCCAGGCATTGCCGTTCGAACAGATCAAAGACGGCATCGCTCAGCAGCGATTCGCTGGGGCCGGGTGTGCCGCAGCGGCGGGTCTGGCGGGTGGAATATGTCATGTCTGGCCTCGCGCAAAGGGCACCGCGCCGCAGCCGAGGGAGGGGGCGCGCGGTGCCGAGTGTATGAATCTGCCTCGGTCCTTCGGCTTCTGTGGCCGCCTGTCGACACTGGGTGATAATTTCTTACTAAAACAGTATGGAATGTCAAGTGCCGGAATACACGACCCGTTGCCGGGCGTCAGTTTCGCGGCATTGCAGCATCACAGTCACAAAACCGTGGCATGGCGATGCGACACAGGGTCGACCGCAGCCTTCTGTGAGCTTTGCCCATGCCCCGTCCCGCAGCCCCCCGGCATCACCGCAGCCTGTTTCTGTCTGACCTGCATCTGGGGGCGCTTGGCTGCCGCGCCGATCTGATCCGCGACTTTCTGGAAGCGAACAGTGCCGATACCATCTATCTGGTGGGCGACATCCTCGACATCTGGCATCCGCTGACGCTGACCTGGGGCCCGGCGCAGGACCGCATCATCGCCCTGTTGCGCCAGCGCGCGGCTGAAGGGGCGCGGCTGGTCTATCTGATCGGCAATCACGATGCGCCGCTGCGCGGGCCGCAGACGGCCCCGGCGGCGCAGGATCTGCCCGCCGAACTGGCCGAGGCGGTGACGCATCTTGCCGCCGATGGGCGACGTTATCTGGTGCTGCATGGCGATATCTGTGACGCGCGACTGTTGCGCTGGCACATCTGCACCCGTATCGGCAGCCGCATCGACGGGCTGCTGCGCGCGGCGGATCGCGGGCTGCGCCGGGTGCGGCGCAATCTGCGCCCCGAAGACCGCAGCCCGGTCGAATGGCTGCTGACCGCGCTGAATACGGTGCTCTATGCGGGCAAGGCGCATGAGCGGCGCTTGATCGCGCTGGCGCGGGGCAATGGCCATGATGGTGTCATCTGCGGCCATTTCCATGTGGCGGCGCTGCATGGCGACCATGGGCTGATCTATGCCAATTGCGGCGATTGGGTGGATAGTTTCACAGCGATTGCCGAAGACGCCGAAGGGCGCCTGTCGGTGCTGGGCGGGCGCGAAGCTCTGCGGCAGGCCGCAGCCCAGCCCGATCTTCTGGCCGAGGGGGCGGCATAATGCTGGCGCTGGTTCTTGGCGGCGTTGCGGTGCTGATGCTGCTGGCCCATCTGCTGACCGTCTGGCTGGCGTTGCCCCGGTCTGCGAAGCCATCGTCGCATACACCATTGACCCCGATCCTGCTGCTGCGCCCGGTGTGCGGGCTGGACCGTTTCGATCCCGAAACGCTGGCCTCGACGTTCCGGCAGGATCACCCCGACCATGAGGTGATCTTCTGTGCGGCGCGGGCGGATGATCCTGCGGTGCCGGTGGTGCGCGGCCTGATCGCGGCGCATCCGCAGGTGCGCGCCTGTCTGATGATCGGAGAAACGCGGATCAGCGGCAACCCGAAGCTGAACAATCTGGTCAAAGGCTGGCAGGCGCGGGATACCGCATGGGTCGCCATGGCCGACAGCAATCTGCTGCTGCCGCCGGATTACCTGCGCCAATTGGCGCAGACGTGGCACGAGGATCGTGGACAGGGCGCGTGCGGGCTGGTCACCTCGCCTGCCGTGGGCATCCGCCCCGATGGCCTGTGGGGCGCGCTGGAATGTGCCTTTCTGAACACCAATCAGGCCCGCTTGCAACTGGCGGCGGATCGGCTTGGCGTTGGTTTTGCGCAGGGCAAAACGCTGTTCTGGCACCGCGACCAATTGGAGATGGCAGGTGGCTTGCCCGCCCTTGGCCGCAATCTTGCCGAAGATGTTGCGGCCACCAAGGCCGTGCGCGGCTTGGGCCTGCGGGTGCGGCTGACGGCGCGCCCCTTTGCCCAACCCATCGGTGTGCGCGGCTTCGCGCAGGTCTGGGCGCGGCAATTGCGCTGGTCCAAGGTGCGGCGTGACGGTTTCCCGGGCCTGTTCGCGCTGGAGCCGCTCAACGGTGCGCTGATCCCGGCCTTGGCGCTGGTGTCGGCGCTGGCCCTGGCGGATCTGCCGCTGTGGCCCGCGCTGGTCTATCTGGCGGTCTGGTATGGGGCCGAGGCGCTGCTGGCGCGGGCGCAGGGCTGGCCGATGGGGGGGCGTGATCTGCTCGCCTTGCCGCTGCGCGATGCGCTGATGCCGGTGATCTGGGCGGCCACCTTTCGCAGCCGGGGGTTTGAATGGCGCGGCACCGCCCTTGCCCCGCAGGCAGAATGAGCGGCGCATATGTTCACCCCTGACGCCGCGACCCAATTGATCAGCACCTATGGCCTGTGGATCCTCGCGCCCGCAGCGGTGCTGGAAGGGCCCATCGTCACGGTCGTGGCGGCATGGCTGGCCCAGATCGGGCTGCTGGATCTGCGGGCGGTGCTGATCATGGTGGTTGTGGCGGATCTGATCGGCGATGTGCTGCTTTATGCGCTGGGGCGGGGGCTGTTGCCTGCATTGCCGGATCGTCTGCGCGCCCGGCTGGGGTTGGGGCAGGCGCGTCTGGAACGGCTGGCCACGCATTTCAGCAATCATGGCGCGTCGTCGCTGATCCTCGGCAAGCTGACCCATACGGCGGGCGCTGTCGTGCTGGTGGCCGCTGGCATGGCGCGGATGCGCTTTGTCCCCTTCCTTCTGTGGAACACGGCGGCGACGCTGCCCAAATCGCTGGTCTTTGCCGCCCTGGGCTGGAGCCTTGGCGACGCCCATGCCCGGATCGAGGACTGGATCGCCAATGCCTCGCTTCTGCTGCTGTTGGCGATTGTGCCGGTGGTTCTGGTCTGGCTGTGGCGGCGGCGGGTGGTATCATGACGGCGCGCCTGTCCTGCATCGTTCCGGCCTATAACGAGGCGGCGCGTATCGGCGCGGTGCTGGCGGTGTTGGCCCCTCATCCGTTGCTGGCCGAGGTGATCGTGGTAGATGATGGCTCGTCGGACGGCACGGCAGATATGGCGATGCGCCATCCGGTGCGGGTGATCCGGCTGCCGGGCAACCGCGGCAAGACGGCAGCCTTGGCGGTGGGGCTGGCGGCGGCGCAGCACGATGCCGTCATGCTGATCGACAGCGACCTGAGCGGGCTGACGGCGGCGGATGTCACCGCGCTGGCCGCGCCTGTGCTGTCGGGGCAGGCCGATGCCACGATCAGCCTGCGTGGCAATGCGCCGGGCCTGTGGCGCTGGATCGGGCTGGATTACATCTCGGGCGAGCGGGTGTTTTCACGCGCTCTGCTGGCAGGGCAGGGGGAGGTGCTGCGCCGCCTGCCGAAATTCGGCTTCGAAGTGTTTCTGAACGCGATCTGGATCCGGCAGCGGCTTCGGCTTGCCGTGGTGCGCTGGCCGGGGGTGTCGAGCCCCAGCAAGGCGCAGAAGCGCGGCGTGCTGGCGGGGCTCTGGGCCGATGCCGCCATGCTGGCCGATATGGTCCGCACCATCGGCCTGCCCACGGCGCTGCAACAGATCCTCCGGATGCGCGGCGTCAGGGTGTAAGGCCCAGCCCGGCAAAGGCTTCGGCAATGCGGGCCTCACCCCAGCGGGCAACGGCAGAGGGCGCGGCCCCGGCGCTGGCGATATCCACACCCTCGCCCGCCAGCAGCGTGCGGCTGGCCCCGGCGGCTTGCACCACGACGCGCCCGCGTGCCACGAACACGCCGTAAGTGCCCCGGCTTGGCCCGGCAAAAAACCGGGTGCCGCGCACGCCGATCTGCGCAAAGGCGCTTTGCACGGTCAGATCCAGCGGGGGCAGATCATCGGGGCGGTCAAAGACCACGGCCCCGCCGATGCTGATGACGCCGCCCAGATCGGCGGTAAAGCGATCAATGGTGAACTGCGCATCGGGGCCAAGATGGATCTGGGTCTGCGTGAACAGCTCAAGCGTCGCAAGGCTGTCTGCTGCCGTCGCCACCATATCGCCCTCGGTCAGCGGATCGTCGGGGTGCAGGGGATAAGCACCGCCTGTGCGGGTCAGGGTGGCGGTGCCGGTCAGGCTGCGCGTGGTGCCGATCGGCTCTGCCGCCCAGAGCCTGCGCGGCAAGACCGACAGGGCAGGGCTGGCAAGCAGCAGGCGGCGCGTCAGGGCAATGGGCATGGCAACCCCCTTTGATGATCTGCGCCGACCCTATCAGCTGTCGGAGCGGCTGCGAAGTGTCTCAGGGAACAGTCCGGATCGACAGTTTTGTCGACAATATGTGCGCGTGGCCTTTCCAACCGCAGCCCCAAGTAGTTTAACCAGTGTCGGACCAGACCGGATAGACAGCGATGTTCCTTGATACCGCCCTGCTGATCGTGGCCGCCTTCGGGGCGGGTGTGCTGAATACCATTGCAGGG
The Gemmobacter fulvus genome window above contains:
- a CDS encoding replication initiation protein; the encoded protein is MVDKTYRTIDARPNAESLVKPGELVDLVEVTPLTLNDRRIYNLLLENAWEAIDKPVTHVIAKAALRGSHNSNDRVGESLERLMSAIVRVAVIWDGEPAIERVQLLGGNLESARGDGLVEYEIPARLRKIIGNSAVFARLQREVMFALSSKYALTLYEMVQKRGNLRWKASEKFTIEALRSILGVPKGKLTTWSNLKLRALDPAVREVSVLSDYIVEIDAIKTGRAVTHAELRWWRKDGDATGAADRELQFSKVGRRQRVAAKTEPVAAPPSAPPLRARPAWLDSRGAALRTETYETARLRFPGYDIYFVEGEWRSWASGKPPAEDADRAFLAFFRKFAEANPL
- a CDS encoding calcium-binding protein; this encodes MVSLFRRDGTRNSDFEVTDGSTSVFGDNIAGLNGNDTIYAHGGNDTVSGGDDNDVIFDLATAFVGSGNDQIFGDAGNDTIHGGEGSDTLDGGTGTDLVTYQSSTAGVNVSLSRTTAQFGGHAAGDIIRNVENLTGSAFSDTLTGNGVANVMNGLGGNDVMAGLGGNDVLSGSTGHDTMDGGDGSDRVDGGSNNDSLLGGIGFDTLIGSSGTDTLRGGADADLLDGGTESDQLFGDAGADRLFGGSGNDTMDGGSENDEVQGGDDNDQLRGGAGNDFVDGGNGNDTVFADTGIDTLRGGFGTDTVDFAGLSQRFQIFGSFNTIDMAAGTFGSTRFTGFETVSGTSNADAISGDTFANTLNGANGSDRIAGREGNDTLSGGDGNDTMDGGSGIDSLRGGTGNDVLTGGTGLDADRLFGEVGADRLSGEGGADLLDGGSENDTLSGGSENDTLSGGTQDDLLSGDDGNDVLNGDAGADVLIGGNGTDTMNGGTENDRLEGGAEADLMRGGTGDDTVIGGSGADVMTGEAGADDFVFVSTADSVNVPGGFDRIADFAVGIDDIDLSLIDANSAIAGDQAFSFVQFGSGAGTVRSFVQNGTTFIEAHTDADNIADVVISLNGSLTLTSADFVF
- a CDS encoding Crp/Fnr family transcriptional regulator, with amino-acid sequence MQTPRPAFWRSFDLFAGLSAEVLARLSAIAVRRDWQAGEVLFQRGDPGTHMVALAEGRVKLTLLTPQGRELILRHAEGGDTLGEFALMDGEPRSAAATAVAPTLGWLLDGRRFAALAESDPAVGIAAARYFCRRLRETTDQLESIALYQLEARLARFFLFTLRQLHGAEVPPQAVLRLEISQGELASVLGASRPKVNRALQALLEMAALRREGDAFLCDVSRLAAAADPVA
- a CDS encoding CHASE2 domain-containing protein, with the translated sequence MQRQGGAIAVLGLSLLLAALFLAQPAGLVRWQEAVFDRLIRALPRGAVADPVVVVDIGALDEAGRPWDRVATARLMVRVAQAQPKVVGVDMVFSGACDDPANAALAHAFAQAPTVLGFLLTDAPTPPLPGSNLAVAEGAALWPAAGAEGPCAAFAAAAAGVASVALPGDADARVRRLPVGVVVAGVAYPSLPVEVARRAAGFGPALAGPDWLRLGPQMFPAEAGSLRFVPTGPEVWAARRVAAEDVLTGAGVRLSGAVVLIGSGLPQRGGLRPTAASPVAPSVQITADLIEGLQAGRVPQRPDFSPMLEAGFVLLAGFLGLGLMRRSTPGRGAAAGMAAVVLWGAVGAIAYISGGWLLDPLGPALATAAVLLLALLGKAVTAARAERALRLRMGQVLPPALVSRIAAQPALMRLEGEAREVTALFTDIEGFSLATRALGPRDLVAALDAYFTLTCAIVLKHGGMVDKLVGDSIHALFNAPLDQPDHAEAALACAAELITATEAFRAGQGGFGRTRIGIETGQAVLGDVGFGGKIDYTAHGDAVNLAARLQDANKSFGTQICIGPGTAARVGNLRPLGETEIRSFGRLALFTLP
- a CDS encoding hybrid-cluster NAD(P)-dependent oxidoreductase, coding for MGKNRMNWSAAPWNDSELLECAMVVPETDDTATFTFRAPSGAWFDYQPGQFITLDIPVPGGNVQRTYTISSSPSRPLSISITVKAQVTSIGTRWMLDNLKPGMKIKAFGPAGIFSFHRAPAKKYLFISAGSGITPMMSMTTWAWDSGEMPDIVFVHAAKRPSEIIFRERLEQFANRVPGLQLRFTVEETDAFRAWPGYKGRLSQIMLGLMAPDYLDREVFCCGPEPFMQGVREMLTSIGFDMAHYHQESFGAPVSTEAEAPVINDVSPEEGAKAEITFSASGLTVACGETDTVLAVAKRSGLNIPSGCTFGLCGTCKVKKTAGEVHMVHNGGISDDDIAEGYILACCSHPMGQIAVEV
- a CDS encoding aromatic ring-hydroxylating oxygenase subunit alpha — its product is MLSQSETLSRLAARRPDYALEQALYCDPGVYALDLENVFYREWLFAVPSCELPKAGAFATLQVGAYPLVITRGNDGMIRAFHNVCRHRGQRLCAKETGSTPKLVCPYHQWTYDLDGKLLYARDMQEGFDPAAHGLKKVHCVDLGGMVFICLAEVPPPISDLAPKLMSYLAPSGLKDAKVAFSSTIVENGNWKLVIENNRECYHCGGSHPSLCRTYSDNPRMTAMEGPDSASPDILDHWKRCEAAGLPSRFVNHPDMQWRLARIPLLNNAESYTMSTKAAVAKRMGAMPFNDAGSLLFFHYPNTWNHFLGDHAIVFRILPISPTETEVTTKWLVHKDAVEGVDYDLETLTRVWLNTNDEDRQVVEENQKGILSPAYEPGPYSTIQEEGVIQFVDWYCNVMSKRLAPKPALAAE